The following nucleotide sequence is from Gemmatimonadota bacterium.
GGGCCACGAACGGCACAATCACCCCGGCGTGGAGGAGATCCTCTACTACATTTCCGGTGAAGGCGTGCAGATGGTGGAGGAAGACGGTCAGGAGATACGCCGGAAGGTCGGACCCGGCATGATGTGCCACATTCCCGCCGACATGTACCACGAAACGATCAACACGGGCTGGGAACCCATGCGAATCATCGCCATC
It contains:
- a CDS encoding cupin domain-containing protein, translated to MPEPGLRFVEPDDVETMMFDWGNIKWFSEPRVTETERFTMGLVVLEPGKGHERHNHPGVEEILYYISGEGVQMVEEDGQEIRRKVGPGMMCHIPADMYHETINTGWEPMRIIAI